The following are encoded in a window of Paraburkholderia sp. HP33-1 genomic DNA:
- the argS gene encoding arginine--tRNA ligase, whose translation MLPAHKHTLETLLAETVKQVAIATQGATEAAFVSPAIALERPKVAAHGDVACNVAMQLAKPLRANPRQLAQQIVDALLANVQAKGLIDTAEVAGPGFINLRLTAAAKQGVIAAVFAEQGAYGRSQRDAGKHVLIEFVSANPTGPLHVGHGRQAALGDALAHVLASQGWDVHREFYYNDAGVQIHTLALSTQARARGLAPGDEGWPASAYNGEYIADIAKDYLNGVTVEASDGEPVTGARDVENLEAIRRFAVTYLRREQDMDLQAFGVKFDQYYLESSLYTEGRVEKTVDALIAAGKTYEQEGALWLRTTDDGDDKDRVMRKTDGTYTYFVPDVAYHVAKWERGFTKVINVQGSDHHGTIARVRAGLQGLGIGIPKGYPDYILHKMVTVMRNGEEVKISKRAGSYVTVRDLIEWSGGATPGSEAAIDLIDEETIRRGRDAVRFFLISRKADTEFVFDIDLALKQNDENPVHYVQYAHARICSVIAECNARYGLDESTLASVDLAPLTSERSMALLNKLAEFPDMLQHAADELAPHAVAFYLRELAGEFHSFYNDRAERVLVDDAAERNARVALLAATRQVLANGLATIGVSAPVKM comes from the coding sequence ATGCTGCCCGCACATAAACACACACTCGAAACACTGCTCGCCGAGACGGTGAAGCAGGTCGCGATTGCCACCCAAGGCGCGACCGAAGCCGCTTTCGTCTCGCCCGCCATCGCGCTGGAGCGCCCGAAAGTCGCCGCGCACGGCGACGTAGCGTGCAACGTCGCCATGCAACTCGCCAAGCCGCTGCGCGCCAATCCGCGCCAGCTCGCGCAACAGATCGTCGATGCGCTGCTCGCCAATGTGCAGGCCAAAGGCCTGATCGACACCGCCGAAGTGGCGGGCCCCGGCTTCATCAACCTGCGCCTCACGGCCGCGGCCAAGCAAGGCGTGATCGCCGCCGTGTTCGCCGAGCAGGGCGCATACGGCCGCTCGCAGCGCGACGCCGGCAAGCATGTGCTGATCGAATTCGTGTCGGCCAACCCGACCGGTCCGCTACACGTCGGTCATGGCCGCCAGGCCGCGCTCGGCGATGCGCTCGCGCACGTGCTCGCGTCGCAGGGCTGGGACGTGCACCGCGAGTTCTACTACAACGACGCCGGCGTGCAGATCCACACGCTCGCGCTGTCGACCCAGGCACGCGCTCGCGGCCTCGCCCCCGGCGACGAAGGCTGGCCCGCGTCGGCCTACAACGGCGAGTACATCGCCGACATCGCAAAGGACTATCTGAACGGCGTCACGGTCGAGGCGAGCGACGGCGAGCCCGTCACCGGCGCGCGCGATGTCGAGAACCTCGAAGCAATCCGCCGCTTCGCTGTGACGTACCTGCGTCGCGAGCAGGACATGGACCTGCAGGCGTTCGGCGTGAAGTTCGACCAGTACTATCTGGAATCGTCGCTGTATACGGAAGGCCGCGTCGAAAAAACGGTCGACGCGCTGATCGCCGCGGGCAAGACCTACGAGCAGGAAGGCGCGCTGTGGCTGCGCACCACCGACGACGGCGACGACAAGGACCGCGTGATGCGCAAGACCGACGGCACCTACACGTACTTCGTGCCGGACGTCGCCTATCACGTCGCGAAGTGGGAGCGCGGCTTCACGAAGGTCATCAACGTGCAGGGCTCGGACCACCACGGCACGATCGCGCGCGTGCGCGCAGGTCTGCAGGGTCTCGGCATCGGTATCCCGAAGGGCTACCCCGACTACATCCTGCACAAGATGGTCACGGTCATGCGCAACGGCGAAGAAGTGAAGATCTCGAAACGGGCGGGTAGCTACGTGACGGTGCGCGATCTGATCGAATGGTCGGGCGGCGCGACGCCGGGCTCGGAAGCGGCCATCGATCTGATCGACGAGGAAACCATTCGCCGCGGCCGCGACGCGGTGCGCTTCTTCCTGATCTCGCGCAAGGCGGACACCGAGTTCGTGTTCGACATCGACCTCGCGCTGAAGCAGAACGACGAGAACCCGGTGCACTACGTGCAATACGCGCACGCGCGCATCTGCTCGGTGATCGCCGAGTGCAACGCGCGCTACGGCCTCGACGAGAGCACGCTCGCGAGCGTGGACCTCGCGCCGCTCACGAGCGAGCGCTCAATGGCGCTGCTCAACAAGCTCGCCGAATTCCCGGACATGCTGCAGCACGCCGCAGACGAGCTCGCTCCGCACGCGGTTGCGTTCTATCTCCGCGAACTCGCCGGAGAATTTCACTCGTTCTACAATGATCGTGCCGAGCGCGTGCTGGTCGACGATGCGGCCGAACGCAACGCTCGCGTCGCGCTGCTCGCGGCCACGCGCCAGGTGCTGGCCAACGGTCTCGCGACGATCGGCGTCTCCGCCCCCGTCAAGATGTAA
- a CDS encoding IclR family transcriptional regulator — protein MSANARSGSIRTRTAPASADALLDPGHAADAISADDETGEPGEEKLRSGIQSIEVGFRLLDVLTHEPRAMMLRDLAHRAGMSPAKAHRYLVSFLRLGVVAQDPLSGRYELGGFALQLGLARLARVDGVKLARIALAELRDRLDLTVGIAVWGNQGPTMVHWMESSHPAKASLKLGDVMPLLSSASGLLFAAYLPSGKTAAMLERELADSRRSSYSGAPRTREDVDKVLAEVREHEAARVEGMLLPTIHAFCMPVFDSTGELALGLVALGHEGAFDIRWGGEIDTALRECAHKLSYELGYSATPRSENG, from the coding sequence ATGTCCGCCAACGCCCGCTCCGGTTCGATCCGCACCCGCACCGCCCCTGCGTCCGCCGACGCTCTGCTCGACCCCGGCCATGCCGCCGACGCAATCAGCGCCGACGACGAAACCGGCGAACCCGGCGAAGAAAAACTGCGCTCGGGCATCCAGTCGATCGAGGTCGGTTTCAGGCTGCTCGACGTGCTGACCCACGAACCGCGCGCGATGATGCTGCGCGATCTCGCGCACCGCGCGGGCATGAGTCCGGCGAAGGCGCATCGCTATCTGGTCAGTTTTCTGCGGCTCGGCGTGGTCGCGCAGGATCCGCTGTCGGGTCGCTACGAACTCGGCGGCTTTGCGTTGCAGTTGGGACTTGCGCGGCTTGCGCGCGTCGACGGTGTGAAGCTCGCGCGCATCGCGCTCGCCGAACTGCGCGACCGGCTCGATCTGACGGTCGGCATCGCCGTGTGGGGCAATCAGGGACCGACGATGGTGCATTGGATGGAATCGAGCCATCCGGCCAAGGCATCATTGAAACTCGGCGACGTAATGCCCTTGCTCAGCTCCGCGAGCGGTCTGCTGTTCGCGGCCTACCTGCCGTCCGGCAAGACCGCTGCGATGCTCGAGCGCGAGCTCGCCGACTCGCGGCGCTCGTCGTATAGCGGCGCGCCGCGCACCCGCGAAGACGTCGACAAGGTGCTCGCGGAGGTGCGCGAGCACGAGGCCGCGCGCGTCGAAGGTATGCTGCTGCCGACCATCCACGCGTTCTGCATGCCGGTGTTCGATTCGACCGGCGAACTCGCGCTCGGTCTCGTCGCGCTCGGCCATGAAGGCGCGTTCGATATTCGGTGGGGCGGCGAGATCGATACCGCGTTGCGCGAATGCGCGCACAAGCTGTCGTACGAACTCGGCTATAGCGCCACGCCGCGTAGCGAAAACGGCTGA
- a CDS encoding thiol:disulfide interchange protein DsbA/DsbL, with the protein MKKLLSILFLSLGLIAASAHASPSAPVAGKDYTVLATPQPTDVPAGKIEVTEFFWYGCPHCNEFDPFLEAWVKKQGPDVVFRRVPVAFRDDFIPHSKMYHALDALGVANELTPKVFNEIHVNKNYLLTPEDQAKFLAKFGVDPKKYMEAYNSFSTQSALQKDKKLLDDYKIDGVPTLAVQGKYETGPAATGTLPGTTQVLDYLVSQVRAKKM; encoded by the coding sequence ATGAAAAAACTGCTGAGCATCCTGTTCCTCTCGCTGGGCCTGATCGCGGCCAGCGCGCATGCGTCGCCGTCCGCGCCGGTCGCCGGCAAGGACTACACCGTGCTGGCCACGCCGCAGCCGACCGACGTGCCGGCCGGCAAGATCGAAGTCACCGAATTCTTCTGGTACGGCTGCCCGCACTGCAATGAATTCGATCCGTTCCTCGAAGCGTGGGTCAAGAAGCAGGGTCCGGACGTCGTGTTCCGCCGCGTGCCGGTCGCCTTCCGCGACGACTTTATCCCGCACTCGAAGATGTACCACGCGCTCGACGCACTCGGCGTCGCGAACGAACTGACACCGAAGGTCTTCAACGAAATCCACGTCAACAAGAACTATCTGCTGACGCCGGAAGACCAGGCCAAATTCCTCGCGAAGTTCGGCGTCGATCCGAAGAAGTACATGGAAGCGTACAACTCGTTCTCGACGCAAAGCGCGCTGCAGAAGGACAAGAAGCTGCTCGACGACTACAAGATCGACGGCGTGCCGACGCTCGCGGTGCAGGGCAAGTATGAAACCGGCCCGGCCGCGACCGGCACCCTGCCGGGCACGACCCAGGTGCTCGACTACCTCGTCTCGCAAGTCCGCGCCAAGAAGATGTAA
- a CDS encoding DUF3108 domain-containing protein — MDFASATRRQDRLPPFGSGPRRGARAWRWIAVLVAVAVVHWIAAQWFERTRMNLTSGDHEHVPVQVALLTPERVERQPAQQPAPAPRAPAPAHKSKASPPRERHVLSALQPAKPNEPALAPASEVAASAPPAAASADASPSANAGGTAASAPAAASAPQASTGVKFSVPPSAELDYDTFYNGVRNAPGTIHWASNAQGYEMIVSVPLPFVGPFIFSSHGGIDAFGLAPAQYSEKRGRRAEDIAIFNRNDNKIAFTRTPATLPLPDGAQDRFSVVMQLASLVRGDPDAYKPGVTRQFFVIDTDSGENWPIETIGDETIRAAQGYLETRHFKRLPRHDGDQRRIDVWLAQSLGWLPARILQTEPNGTQFELVWRGKLNVDEAAPHDGGNGGNAGAATAAAMPAAPSAAAPTTPAPADASAATPDAAPAAPVDSTAPAIIKP, encoded by the coding sequence ATGGATTTTGCTTCCGCCACCCGCCGTCAAGATCGCCTGCCGCCGTTTGGCAGCGGGCCGCGACGCGGTGCGCGTGCGTGGCGCTGGATCGCGGTGCTCGTGGCCGTGGCGGTCGTGCACTGGATCGCGGCGCAATGGTTCGAGCGCACTCGCATGAATCTGACTTCGGGGGATCATGAGCATGTGCCCGTGCAGGTTGCGCTGCTGACGCCCGAGAGGGTCGAGCGTCAACCGGCGCAACAGCCCGCACCGGCGCCGCGTGCGCCCGCGCCCGCACATAAATCCAAGGCAAGCCCGCCGCGCGAGCGGCATGTGTTGAGCGCGTTGCAACCCGCCAAACCGAACGAGCCGGCGCTCGCGCCCGCCTCGGAAGTGGCGGCGAGCGCACCGCCCGCCGCCGCGAGCGCGGATGCATCGCCCAGTGCGAATGCGGGCGGCACCGCCGCGAGCGCGCCTGCCGCAGCCAGCGCACCGCAAGCGTCGACGGGCGTGAAGTTTTCGGTACCGCCGTCCGCCGAACTCGACTACGACACGTTCTACAACGGCGTGCGCAACGCGCCTGGCACGATCCATTGGGCGAGCAACGCACAAGGCTACGAAATGATCGTGTCGGTGCCGCTGCCGTTCGTCGGTCCGTTCATATTCTCGAGCCACGGCGGAATAGATGCGTTCGGCCTTGCGCCGGCGCAGTACAGCGAAAAGCGCGGTCGCCGCGCGGAAGACATCGCGATCTTCAATCGCAACGACAACAAAATCGCCTTCACGCGCACGCCGGCCACGTTGCCGTTGCCCGACGGTGCACAGGACCGCTTCAGCGTCGTGATGCAACTCGCGAGCCTCGTGCGCGGCGATCCGGATGCCTATAAGCCTGGCGTGACGCGACAGTTTTTTGTCATCGATACCGATAGCGGCGAAAACTGGCCGATCGAGACGATCGGCGACGAGACGATCCGCGCGGCGCAGGGCTATCTGGAGACGCGTCATTTCAAACGTCTGCCGCGGCATGACGGCGATCAGCGCCGCATCGACGTGTGGCTCGCGCAGTCGCTCGGCTGGCTGCCCGCCCGCATCCTGCAGACAGAACCCAACGGTACACAGTTCGAACTGGTGTGGCGCGGCAAGCTGAATGTCGATGAGGCAGCGCCGCATGACGGTGGCAATGGCGGCAATGCTGGCGCGGCGACTGCGGCTGCCATGCCGGCGGCGCCCTCTGCTGCCGCTCCTACAACGCCCGCGCCCGCCGACGCATCGGCAGCAACGCCCGACGCCGCTCCCGCCGCGCCGGTCGATTCGACCGCTCCCGCCATCATCAAACCGTGA
- a CDS encoding SPOR domain-containing protein, translated as MAKPRRTTKQSKQTGGTFLGIVLGLIVGLAIAVVVALYITRAPTPFVSKVAPPAATDNGASQAQYDPNRPLQGKTPGQPVPQAAQPAPPNTAPGQTNAQTQTGMLEEPQIVEVPPSAGNANTNGTAVAPNAAQDNGTGGIVAPAKKPQTSSAPAATAAGSAPKGTSAAIVANVKPGSAAAPAPAPADANTGYFLQVGAYKTAADAEQQRARLAFQGFESKVTQRDAGGVTYYRVRIGPFSKFEDMNSSRQRLSDAGVDTAVIRFTKQ; from the coding sequence ATGGCAAAACCACGCCGCACAACAAAGCAATCGAAGCAAACCGGGGGCACTTTTCTCGGGATCGTGCTGGGCCTGATCGTCGGCCTGGCGATCGCGGTCGTGGTGGCGCTCTATATAACCCGTGCACCTACGCCGTTCGTGTCGAAGGTCGCCCCGCCGGCGGCGACGGACAACGGCGCGAGCCAGGCGCAATACGATCCGAACCGTCCGCTGCAAGGCAAGACGCCGGGCCAGCCGGTGCCGCAGGCCGCGCAACCCGCACCGCCGAACACTGCGCCGGGTCAGACCAACGCGCAAACCCAGACGGGCATGCTCGAAGAACCGCAGATCGTCGAAGTGCCACCGTCGGCCGGCAATGCGAACACCAACGGCACGGCGGTTGCGCCGAATGCCGCGCAGGATAACGGCACCGGCGGCATCGTCGCGCCGGCGAAGAAGCCGCAAACGTCGAGCGCGCCGGCCGCCACCGCGGCAGGCTCCGCGCCGAAGGGCACGAGCGCGGCCATCGTGGCCAATGTCAAACCGGGCTCGGCCGCCGCGCCGGCTCCAGCGCCGGCCGACGCGAACACCGGCTACTTCCTGCAGGTGGGCGCGTACAAGACCGCCGCCGACGCCGAACAGCAGCGCGCGCGTCTTGCGTTCCAGGGCTTCGAATCGAAGGTCACGCAACGCGATGCCGGCGGCGTCACGTACTATCGCGTGCGAATCGGGCCGTTCTCGAAGTTCGAGGACATGAATTCGAGCCGTCAGCGTCTGTCGGACGCGGGTGTCGATACCGCAGTGATCCGTTTCACCAAACAATAA
- a CDS encoding homocysteine S-methyltransferase family protein, which translates to MTQPAQTATPVRSEPAYTRGAALPALLNSRILILDGAMGTMIQRYKLDEARYRGERFKDYARDIKGNNELLSITQPQIITEIHEQYLAAGADIIETNTFGATTVAQADYGMESLAVEMNLESAKLARAACDKYSTPDKPRFVAGAIGPTPKTASISPDVNDPGARNVTFDELRTAYYEQAKALLDGGADLFLVETIFDTLNAKAALFALDELFEDTGERLPIMISGTVTDASGRILSGQTVEAFWNSLRHAKPLTFGLNCALGAALMRPYIAELAKLCDTYVSCYPNAGLPNPMSDTGFDELPADTSGLLKEFAEAGLVNIAGGCCGTTPEHIAAIAKALAELKPRKWPTQYRDAA; encoded by the coding sequence ATGACCCAGCCTGCTCAAACCGCCACGCCAGTCCGCTCCGAACCCGCCTACACGCGCGGCGCAGCGCTGCCCGCGCTGCTGAATTCACGCATCCTGATCCTGGACGGCGCGATGGGCACGATGATCCAGCGCTACAAGCTCGACGAAGCCCGCTATCGCGGCGAGCGCTTCAAGGACTACGCACGCGACATCAAGGGCAACAACGAACTGCTGTCGATCACGCAGCCGCAGATCATCACCGAGATTCACGAGCAGTATCTGGCGGCGGGCGCGGACATCATCGAAACCAACACGTTCGGCGCGACCACGGTCGCGCAGGCCGACTACGGCATGGAGTCGCTCGCCGTCGAGATGAACCTCGAATCGGCGAAGCTCGCGCGCGCTGCGTGTGACAAATACTCGACGCCGGACAAGCCGCGCTTCGTCGCCGGCGCGATCGGACCGACCCCGAAAACAGCGAGCATTTCGCCGGACGTCAACGATCCGGGCGCGCGCAACGTGACCTTCGACGAACTGCGCACGGCCTACTACGAGCAGGCGAAGGCGCTGCTCGACGGCGGAGCGGACCTGTTCCTCGTCGAAACGATCTTCGACACGCTGAACGCGAAGGCAGCGCTGTTCGCGCTCGACGAACTGTTCGAGGACACCGGCGAGCGCCTGCCGATCATGATCTCGGGCACCGTTACCGATGCGTCGGGTCGCATTCTGTCGGGCCAGACCGTCGAGGCGTTCTGGAACTCGCTGCGTCACGCGAAGCCGCTTACGTTCGGCCTGAACTGTGCACTCGGCGCGGCGCTGATGCGCCCGTACATCGCCGAACTGGCGAAGCTCTGCGACACCTACGTGTCGTGCTATCCGAACGCCGGCCTGCCGAATCCGATGAGCGACACCGGCTTCGACGAACTGCCCGCGGATACCTCGGGATTGCTGAAGGAATTCGCCGAAGCGGGTCTCGTGAACATCGCGGGCGGCTGCTGCGGCACGACGCCCGAGCACATCGCGGCGATCGCGAAGGCACTGGCCGAACTGAAGCCGCGCAAGTGGCCGACACAGTATCGCGACGCGGCCTGA
- a CDS encoding BTH_I0359 family protein produces MQMIYNSPNYCVVEFPPQEGQLAMKSGGYEIVDKNMQREIYLDGAMAAQFREHVQKLIEGAPTLDEVDEFLGQFDSLMHQPVILH; encoded by the coding sequence ATGCAAATGATCTATAACAGCCCTAACTACTGTGTCGTCGAGTTTCCGCCACAGGAAGGTCAGCTGGCCATGAAGTCGGGCGGCTACGAGATTGTCGACAAGAACATGCAGCGTGAAATCTACCTCGACGGTGCAATGGCGGCGCAATTTCGCGAGCATGTGCAAAAACTGATCGAAGGCGCGCCGACGCTGGACGAGGTCGACGAATTCCTCGGCCAGTTCGACAGCCTCATGCATCAACCTGTGATCCTTCATTAA
- a CDS encoding acid-shock protein produces MKKLTLLLTAVSLAVGTSVALAQPAAPTGSSSVSSYSPPTEAHVKKAKKQKKKPGAAAPADSASQ; encoded by the coding sequence ATGAAGAAGCTGACGCTGTTATTGACCGCTGTTTCGCTGGCCGTCGGCACGTCCGTGGCACTCGCGCAACCCGCCGCGCCGACCGGCTCGAGCTCGGTCAGTTCCTACTCGCCGCCGACCGAGGCGCACGTCAAAAAGGCGAAGAAGCAGAAAAAGAAGCCAGGCGCGGCAGCGCCGGCGGACTCGGCGAGCCAATAA
- a CDS encoding SDR family oxidoreductase, with protein MTSPLKVFITGASSGIGLALAGEYARRGAILGLVARRGEALAAFQNAHPQNTVSIYAVDVRDAEALADAAARFIAEHGLPDVVIANAGISRGALTGHGDLRTFREVMDINYFGMVATFEPFAALMADAKRGTLVGIASVAGVRGLPGSGAYSASKSAALKYLEALRVEMRPFGVGVVTIAPGYIRTPMTEHNPYSMPFLMDAERFAAKVAGAVERQTAFAVFPWQMRVAAMLLHVLPRWLYDRVFERAPRKPRAVTE; from the coding sequence ATGACCTCACCGCTGAAGGTTTTCATTACCGGCGCTTCGAGCGGCATCGGCCTCGCGCTCGCCGGCGAATACGCACGGCGCGGCGCGATTCTCGGCCTCGTCGCCCGTCGCGGCGAAGCGCTCGCCGCGTTCCAGAACGCCCATCCCCAGAACACCGTCTCGATCTATGCTGTCGACGTGCGCGACGCGGAAGCGCTCGCCGATGCGGCCGCGCGCTTCATCGCCGAACACGGCCTGCCCGACGTCGTGATCGCCAACGCCGGCATCAGCCGCGGCGCGCTGACCGGTCACGGCGATCTGCGCACGTTCCGCGAGGTGATGGACATCAATTACTTCGGCATGGTCGCGACGTTCGAACCTTTTGCCGCCCTGATGGCCGACGCGAAGCGTGGCACGCTGGTCGGCATTGCGAGCGTCGCCGGCGTGCGTGGCCTGCCGGGCTCGGGCGCGTACAGCGCGTCGAAGTCGGCCGCGCTCAAGTATCTCGAAGCGTTGCGCGTCGAGATGCGGCCGTTCGGCGTCGGAGTCGTCACGATCGCGCCCGGCTATATCCGCACGCCGATGACCGAGCACAACCCGTACAGCATGCCGTTCCTGATGGACGCCGAGCGCTTCGCGGCAAAGGTCGCGGGTGCGGTCGAACGGCAGACGGCGTTCGCGGTGTTTCCGTGGCAGATGCGCGTGGCCGCGATGCTGCTGCATGTGTTGCCGCGCTGGCTCTACGACCGCGTGTTCGAACGCGCGCCGCGCAAGCCGCGCGCCGTCACCGAGTAG
- a CDS encoding DUF1840 domain-containing protein: MLITFKCRACPDVMMLENLAQYLVGIVGKRLGQRGVITHDELGPAIEKLEAAIISDKQERAEHEGHFHEGEDGHDRHEIPPGLAQRAYPFLDMLRAAQKENADIVWGL; the protein is encoded by the coding sequence ATGCTGATTACTTTCAAGTGCCGCGCCTGCCCGGACGTGATGATGCTGGAGAATCTGGCGCAATATCTGGTCGGCATTGTCGGCAAACGCCTTGGGCAGCGGGGCGTCATCACTCACGACGAACTGGGCCCGGCCATCGAGAAGCTCGAAGCGGCGATCATCTCCGACAAGCAGGAGCGTGCCGAGCACGAGGGCCATTTCCACGAGGGCGAGGACGGCCACGATCGTCATGAGATTCCGCCTGGACTCGCGCAGCGCGCGTATCCGTTCCTCGACATGCTGCGTGCGGCGCAGAAGGAAAACGCGGATATCGTCTGGGGGCTTTGA
- a CDS encoding helical backbone metal receptor has protein sequence MPPRAIDAAGVSHDFAGADARIVSLVPSLTETLFALGLERQIVGRTGFCVHPRDKVRAVPKVGGTKAVKLDAIRALHPTHLLVNVDENERDTVEQLRAFVPHIVVTHPQTPRDNLALYALLGAIFGREEEAQRLSRALDARLREAAAHTFTAQNVLYLIWREPWMSVARDTYIAAMLRLVNWHTLPDLRGGSAGAARYPTLDFDDAPWLAQLDRVLLSSEPYRFTAAHRDVLARDPRLAGKRIELIDGEMTSWYGVCAIDGIGYLLRQAAAA, from the coding sequence ATGCCACCCCGTGCGATCGACGCAGCCGGCGTCTCGCACGATTTCGCGGGCGCCGATGCGCGCATCGTCTCGCTGGTGCCGAGCCTCACCGAAACACTGTTCGCGCTCGGCCTCGAGCGGCAGATCGTCGGACGCACCGGCTTTTGCGTGCATCCGCGCGACAAGGTCCGCGCAGTACCGAAGGTCGGCGGCACGAAGGCCGTCAAGCTCGACGCGATCCGCGCGCTGCACCCCACCCACCTTCTCGTCAATGTCGACGAAAACGAACGCGACACCGTCGAGCAACTGCGCGCGTTCGTGCCGCACATCGTCGTCACCCATCCTCAGACTCCGCGCGACAACCTCGCGCTGTACGCGCTGCTCGGCGCGATCTTCGGACGCGAAGAGGAAGCGCAGCGTTTGAGCCGCGCGCTCGATGCGCGTCTGCGCGAAGCCGCCGCTCACACTTTCACCGCGCAAAACGTGCTGTATCTGATCTGGCGCGAACCGTGGATGAGCGTCGCGCGCGACACCTATATCGCCGCGATGCTGCGCCTCGTGAACTGGCACACGCTGCCCGACCTGCGCGGCGGCAGCGCGGGCGCCGCGCGTTACCCCACGCTCGACTTCGACGACGCGCCGTGGCTCGCGCAACTCGACCGCGTGTTGCTGTCGAGCGAGCCGTACCGCTTCACGGCCGCGCATCGCGATGTGCTCGCGCGCGATCCGCGTCTAGCCGGCAAGCGCATCGAGCTCATCGATGGGGAAATGACATCGTGGTACGGCGTGTGCGCGATCGACGGCATTGGCTATCTGCTACGCCAGGCCGCGGCCGCTTGA
- a CDS encoding alpha/beta fold hydrolase, translating to MQVNINGIETRYVLSNEGGGPWLTFIHQLGGDLSIWDQMAGYFRDDYTVLRYDVRGHGHSAVAREPFAMRDLADDLANLLDALGVRTTHVVGLSLGGMIAQQFALDHSSRIDTLTIADSTGGTPPENRAIWDERAHTARSDGMAALLPSTIARWLTPGFQTAHPEAVEPISETFARTPSEGFAMACEALRDFDLRGQHGVIRCPTLTVAGRHDTGTPPAATQAIAEAIEGARFEMLDAAHLAPIEQSHRFAALLESFLERRV from the coding sequence ATGCAAGTGAACATCAACGGTATCGAAACACGCTACGTGCTGAGTAACGAAGGTGGCGGCCCGTGGCTCACGTTCATCCATCAGTTGGGCGGCGATCTTTCTATCTGGGATCAGATGGCCGGCTATTTCCGCGACGATTACACGGTACTGCGCTACGACGTACGCGGTCACGGCCACAGCGCGGTTGCGCGCGAGCCGTTCGCCATGCGCGATCTGGCCGACGATCTCGCCAATCTGCTCGATGCGCTCGGCGTGCGGACGACGCACGTGGTCGGCCTGTCGCTCGGCGGCATGATCGCGCAGCAATTCGCGCTCGATCATTCATCGCGGATCGACACGCTGACGATCGCCGACAGCACCGGCGGAACCCCACCCGAAAACCGTGCAATATGGGATGAGCGCGCACATACGGCGCGCAGCGACGGCATGGCGGCGCTCCTGCCGTCGACGATCGCGCGCTGGCTCACCCCCGGCTTTCAGACTGCGCATCCCGAAGCAGTCGAGCCGATCAGCGAGACATTTGCACGCACGCCGTCTGAAGGTTTTGCGATGGCCTGCGAGGCGCTGCGCGATTTCGACCTGCGCGGCCAGCACGGCGTGATCCGCTGTCCGACGTTGACGGTGGCCGGACGGCACGACACTGGCACGCCACCTGCTGCTACACAGGCGATAGCGGAGGCAATCGAAGGCGCCCGCTTCGAGATGCTGGACGCCGCGCATCTCGCGCCAATCGAGCAATCTCACCGTTTTGCCGCGTTGCTTGAATCGTTTCTGGAGCGGCGAGTCTAA